A genome region from Arthrobacter agilis includes the following:
- a CDS encoding CGNR zinc finger domain-containing protein gives MPFTYDTGVALASAAALINTAKEDIDPLGTPEGLDRFLEEQRFSGSRTHSQAELEAVRALRAELEVIWSAAEDDAVALVNGILRRANALPQLVRHDEWDWHLHATAPEAPLEERMATEAAMALADVIRGHELDRLRSCAGEDCDGVVLDLSRNRSRRFCDTGNCANRTHVKAYRARKAQGA, from the coding sequence ATGCCTTTCACATATGACACGGGAGTGGCGCTCGCGTCTGCAGCCGCACTCATCAACACCGCGAAAGAGGACATCGACCCCCTCGGTACCCCCGAGGGCCTCGACAGGTTCCTCGAGGAGCAGCGGTTCTCCGGCTCGCGGACGCACTCGCAGGCCGAGCTGGAGGCCGTCCGTGCCCTGCGGGCCGAGCTGGAAGTCATCTGGTCCGCGGCGGAGGACGACGCCGTCGCGCTCGTCAACGGCATCCTGCGGAGGGCGAACGCCCTGCCCCAGCTCGTCCGCCACGACGAGTGGGACTGGCACCTCCACGCGACCGCGCCGGAGGCGCCGCTCGAGGAGCGGATGGCCACCGAGGCGGCCATGGCCCTCGCCGACGTCATCCGGGGGCACGAACTCGACCGCCTGCGCTCCTGCGCGGGCGAGGACTGCGACGGCGTGGTGCTGGATCTGAGCCGCAACCGGTCCCGGCGCTTCTGCGACACCGGCAACTGTGCCAACCGCACCCACGTGAAGGCCTACCGCGCCCGGAAGGCCCAGGGCGCCTGA